A genome region from Populus alba chromosome 3, ASM523922v2, whole genome shotgun sequence includes the following:
- the LOC118054386 gene encoding UPF0481 protein At3g47200: MEEEKQVLIKVVTEELQNMANTSMKNVVRSKRSIYRIPASVTAHNKTAYMPQTVSFGPYHHDDIHLKPMEEHKQRALGFFLQKTGIPLQSVVESLNDEMQVLKDSYDMLDESWKNDNKFLQLMILDGCFMLEIIRLAKPNSPGYSADDPVFSSHGRLYMIPHIRRDMLLLENQLPMLVLYRLVAVESDGAKDEESVNELIRNFIHPGASASSLGKCLHVLDLYRKSLLQRDPIKKKRRPREKGGLPGDDNDIIRSATEINEAGIQFKKSKSKSMKEISFHRGVLELPVIEVDDTTEATFLNLMAFERFHVGAGNEVTSYVFFMDSIIDNERDVALLNSRGIVLNAIGSDKAVAKLFNSLSKDIALESNSNLQVVQMHVNAYCKKPWNAWRANLIHTYFRNPWAILSVIAALILFALTIAQTIYSILPYYNSNNSKSLSPPMIFAAPPPLSTPPPPMHPPKPSRRH, from the exons ATGGAAGAGGAAAAGCAGGTGCTTATAAAAGTTGTTACAGAAGAACTTCAGAACATGGCAAATACTTCAATGAAGAATGTGGTCCGGAGCAAACGTTCAATCTACAGAATACCTGCCTCTGTTACAGCCCATAACAAGACAGCTTACATGCCCCAGACAGTCTCCTTCGGTCCTTACCATCATGATGACATTCATCTGAAGCCAATGGAGGAACACAAGCAACGAGCACTCGGGTTTTTTCTACAGAAAACAGGAATACCTCTACAGTCAGTCGTTGAATCTTTAAATGACGAAATGCAGGTTTTAAAAGACTCATATGATATGCTTGATGAATCATGGAAAAATGATAACAAATTTCTGCAACTGATGATTCTTGACGGTTGTTTCATGCTGGAAATCATACGCCTTGCTAAACCTAATTCGCCGGGGTATTCTGCCGATGATCCAGTTTTTAGCAGCCACGGGAGGCTCTACATGATACCACATATCCGGCGTGACATGTTATTGCTTGAAAATCAATTGCCAATGCTTGTTCTTTACAGGTTGGTTGCTGTTGAAAGCGACGGAGCAAAG GATGAAGAGTCGGTCAACGAGCTCATACGCAATTTCATCCATCCCGGTGCATCGGCCTCAAGTCTGGGTAAATGCTTGCATGTATTGGATTTGTATAGGAAAAGCCTTCTTCAGCGAGATCCCATCAAGAAAAAGCGTCGCCCTCGAGAAAAGGGAGGACTTCCTGGGGATGACAATGATATTATACGATCAGCGACAGAGATTAATGAAGCTGGAATCCAGTTCAAGAAAAGTAAAAGTAAGAGCATGAAAGAAATCTCATTCCATCGTGGGGTCCTAGAGCTTCCTGTCATTGAAGTAGATGATACCACCGAGGCAACCTTTCTGAATCTGATGGCCTTTGAGCGCTTCCATGTTGGTGCAGGCAATGAGGTAACATCTTATGTCTTCTTCATGGACAGTATCATTGACAATGAGAGGGACGTTGCCCTCCTAAACTCGAGAGGAATTGTCCTGAACGCCATTGGAAGTGACAAAGCTGTCGCTAAACTGTTCAACTCTCTCTCTAAGGACATTGCGTTGGAATCCAACAGCAACCTCCAAGTGGTGCAAATGCATGTCAATGCTTACTGCAAGAAGCCTTGGAATGCGTGGCGTGCCAATCTCATTCACACCTATTTCAGAAATCCTTGGGCTATTCTGTCTGTTATTGCTGCACTCATCCTCTTTGCCCTCACTATTGCTCAAACTATATATTCTATATTACCTTACTACAACTCAAATAACTCTAAATCGCTCTCTCCTCCTATGATTTTTGCGGCTCCCCCTCCCCTTTcaactcctcctcctcctatgCATCCTCCAAAACCATCACGCCGCCATTGA
- the LOC118054385 gene encoding uncharacterized protein, translating into MAMAMTMAMYKPIKGQEEEDNGNRNKSLKSNDEDGVGGDHTIVDDSKSFILPTHSKQQHHQQRLKQQQQRLVSLDVFRGLTVALMILVDDAGGVLPAINHSPWNGLTLADVVMPFFLFMVGVSLGLTYKKLPSKAVATRKAILRALKLLVIGLFLQGGFLHGLNDLTFGVDMVQIRWMGILQRIAIGYLIGAMCEIWLKGDNHVASGLSMLRKYQLQWGAVVVLVSLYLSLLYGLYVPDWEYEIPVAASSSSPKTFRVKCGVRGTTGSACNAVGMIDRTVLGIQHLYRKPIYARTKACSINSPDYGPLPPDAPSWCQAPFDPEGVLSSVMAIVTCLVGLHYGHIIVHFKEHKDRILHWMIPSTCFVVLGLVLDLSGMHVNKALYTFSYMCVTAGAAGIVFTGIYMLVDVCGFRRPTLVLEWMGMHALMIFILATSNVLPVVMQGFYWKQPGNNILRLIGIGR; encoded by the exons ATGGCAATGGCGATGACAATGGCAATGTACAAGCCTATTAAAGGGCAAGAGGAGGAAGACAACGGGAATAGAAACAAGTCCTTGAAAAGTAATGATGAAGATGGTGTTGGGGGTGATCATACAATTGTGGATGACAGCAAATCTTTTATCCTCCCCACTCATTCAAAGCAACAACACCATCAACAACGactgaaacaacaacaacaacgtcTTGTTTCTCTTGATGTTTTTCGTGGCCTCACCGTTGCG CTAATGATACTTGTGGATGATGCTGGTGGAGTTCTGCCTGCTATAAATCATTCACCATGGAATGGTCTAACACTAGCAGATGTAGTCATGCCATTTTTCCTATTCATGGTCGGTGTTTCGCTTGGACTCACATACAAG AAATTGCCAAGCAAAGCTGTTGCAACTAGAAAAGCGATCCTCCGGGCACTCAAACTTCTCGTGATAGGTCTTTTTCTTCAAG GTGGCTTTCTTCACGGTCTGAATGATCTAACTTTTGGAGTTGACATGGTACAAATAAGATGGATGGGTATCTTGCAG AGAATAGCAATAGGATATTTAATAGGAGCAATGTGTGAGATTTGGCTAAAAGGTGATAATCATGTTGCTTCAGGATTATCCATGCTGAGGAAATATCAGCTTCAATG GGGCGCGGTTGTGGTCCTTGTTAGTTTATATCTTTCCTTGTTATATGGGCTGTATGTTCCTGACTGGGAGTATGAGATTCCAGTTGCAGCCTCTTCTTCCTCCCCAAAGACCTTTCGG GTGAAATGTGGTGTAAGGGGCACCACAGGATCTGCTTGTAATGCTGTTGGAATGATTGACCGTACAGTTTTGGGAATTCAACACCTGTATAGAAAGCCTATTTATGCACGAACGAAG GCATGCAGTATCAATTCCCCTGACTATGGCCCACTACCTCCAGATGCTCCTTCATGGTGTCAGGCCCCTTTTGATCCTGAAGGAGTCCTGAG TTCAGTAATGGCCATCGTTACCTGCTTGGTTGGTTTGCATTACGGGCACATCATTGTCCATTTCAAG GAACACAAGGATAGAATCCTTCACTGGATGATCCCTTCTACTTGTTTTGTAGTCTTGGGTCTGGTCTTGGATTTGTCAG GAATGCATGTTAACAAGGCTCTTTACACATTCAGTTACATGTGTGTCACTGCGGGTGCTGCCGGCATTGTATTTACTGGAATCTATATGCTG GTTGATGTCTGTGGATTCAGGCGCCCAACATTGGTACTAGAATGGATGGGAATGCatgcattgatgatttttatccTTGCAACCAGCAATGTCTTACCAGTTGTCATGCAGGGATTTTACTGGAAGCAGCCTGGAAACAACATT CTTCGGTTGATTGGAATTGGAAGATGA
- the LOC118054387 gene encoding UPF0481 protein At3g47200, producing the protein MGEVQLLIDVTKELQNKLDTSMQNILWNKRSIYKVPASVTALNKAAYRPQTVSFGPYHYCDDQLKRMEEHKHRALHYFLKRSGKSLELFLQSLNEVVQDLKDSYDQLDKSWKDDTSKFLQLMILDGCFMVEIMRLAIQPSNDYATDDPIFSSHGRVYTVPFIKRDMLIVENQLPMLVLYKLVAVESNGTKDEESVNKLVLAFCNDPDAGVLMLGKCLHVLDLYRKSLIQKDPNRKRHQTRVRGGLHKDVNDIVRSAAEINEAGIRFKKSKTKSLKDISFHHGVLELPVVVVDDVTEALLLNLMAFERFHVGAGNEVTSYVFFMDNLIDNERDVSLLHSRGIIQNAIGSDKAVAKLFNSLSKDIALDPDSSLELVQRQVNAYCRKPWNAWRANLIQTYFRNPWAILSLVAALILFALTIVQTVYTILEK; encoded by the exons ATGGGGGAAGTGCAATTGCTGATTGATGTTACAAAAGAACTACAGAATAAGTTGGATACTTCGATGCAGAACATCCTATGGAACAAACGATCAATCTACAAAGTACCTGCATCTGTCACAGCTCTTAACAAAGCAGCGTATAGGCCCCAGACAGTATCCTTTGGGCCTTACCATTACTGTGACGATCAGCTAAAGCGAATGGAAGAGCACAAACACCGAGCTCTTCATTATTTTCTAAAGAGATCAGGAAAATCTCTAGAGTTGTTTCTCCAATCCTTAAATGAAGTGGTGCAGGATTTAAAGGATTCGTATGATCAACTTGATAAATCATGGAAAGATGATACGAGCAAGTTCTTGCAATTGATGATTCTTGATGGCTGTTTCATGGTGGAAATTATGCGCCTTGCTATTCAACCTTCCAATGACTATGCTACTGATGATCCAATTTTTAGCAGCCATGGGAGGGTCTATACGGTGCCATTTATCAAGCGTGACATGTTGATTGTTGAAAATCAATTACCAATGCTTGTTCTGTACAAGCTTGTTGCTGTTGAAAGTAATGGGACAAAG GATGAAGAGTCTGTCAACAAGCTCGTACTCGCTTTCTGTAATGATCCCGATGCAGGTGTCTTAATGTTGGGTAAATGCTTGCATGTGTTGGATTTATATAGGAAGAGCCTGATTCAGAAAGACCCCAACCGGAAAAGGCATCAAACCAGAGTAAGGGGTGGCCTCCATAAAGATGTCAATGATATTGTCCGGTCGGCAGCAGAGATCAATGAAGCTGGAATCCGGTTCAAGAAAAGTAAAACTAAAAGCCTAAAAGATATTTCGTTCCACCATGGGGTCCTTGAGCTTCCTGTCGTCGTGGTGGACGATGTAACTGAGGCACTCCTTTTGAATTTGATGGCCTTCGAACGCTTCCATGTTGGTGCAGGAAACGAGGTTACTTCTTATGTCTTCTTCATGGACAACCTCATTGACAATGAGAGGGATGTTTCTCTCCTAcactcaagagggatcatccagAACGCCATCGGAAGTGATAAAGCTGTTGCTAAACTGTTCAACTCTCTTTCCAAGGACATTGCACTGGACCCAGACAGTAGCCTAGAATTGGTTCAAAGGCAGGTCAATGCCTACTGCAGGAAGCCTTGGAATGCCTGGCGTGCCAACCTCATCCAAACCTATTTCAGAAATCCATGGGCGATCCTATCTCTTGTTGCTGCACTCATCCTCTTCGCGCTCACAATTGTTCAGACTGTATATACtatattagaaaaatag
- the LOC118054382 gene encoding eukaryotic peptide chain release factor subunit 1-3, whose amino-acid sequence MSDGHETDKNIEIWKIKKLIKALEAARGNGTSMISLIMPPRDQISRVTKMLGDEFGTASNIKSRVNRQSVLGAITSAQQRLKLYNKVPPNGLVLYTGTIVTEDGKEKKVTIDFEPFRPINASLYLCDNKFHTEALSELLESDDKFGFIVMDGNGTLFGTLSGNTREVLHKFTVDLPKKHGRGGQSALRFARLRMEKRHNYVRKTAELATQFYINPATSQPNVSGLILAGSADFKTELSQSDMFDPRLQAKILNVVDVSYGGENGFNQAIELSAEILSNVKFIQEKRLIGKYFEEISQDTGKYVFGVDDTLKALEMGAVETLIVWESLDINRYQLKNSATGEIVIKHFNKEQESNQDNFRDAETKAELEVQDKMPLLEWFANEYKRFGCTLEFVTNKSQEGSQFCRGFGGIGGILRYQLDMRSFDDLSDGDVYDDSE is encoded by the coding sequence ATGTCAGACGGTCATGAGACTGATAAGAACATTGAGatttggaaaattaaaaagcttatcAAAGCACTGGAAGCTGCTCGAGGTAATGGCACAAGCATGATTTCGCTTATCATGCCTCCACGTGATCAGATTTCTCGTGTCACTAAGATGCTTGGAGATGAGTTTGGAACTGCGTCAAACATTAAGAGCAGGGTCAATCGTCAATCTGTGCTTGGTGCTATTACATCTGCTCAGCAAAGGCTCAAACTTTACAATAAAGTTCCTCCCAATGGGCTTGTGCTTTACACTGGGACAATTGTGACTGAAGatgggaaggaaaagaaagtgACAATTGACTTTGAGCCTTTCAGGCCCATAAATGCGTCTCTTTACCTCTGTGACAACAAATTTCATACAGAAGCTCTGAGCGAACTCTTGGAATCTGATGACAAGTTCGGCTTTATTGTCATGGATGGGAATGGGACTCTTTTCGGGACACTGAGTGGCAACACTAGAGAAGTGCTGCATAAATTCACTGTTGACCTTCCGAAGAAACATGGGAGAGGAGGGCAATCTGCTCTTCGATTTGCTCGACTTCGAATGGAGAAGCGCCACAACTATGTGAGGAAGACAGCAGAACTTGCCACACAGTTCTATATCAATCCTGCCACCAGCCAGCCTAATGTTTCGGGATTGATACTTGCTGGATCAGCTGACTTCAAGACTGAGCTTAGTCAATCCGATATGTTTGATCCTCGACTTCAGGCAAAAATTCTGAATGTGGTTGATGTTTCATATGGAGGGGAAAATGGTTTTAATCAGGCAATTGAACTGTCAGCGGAAATCCTTTCCAATGTGAAATTTATACAGGAGAAGCGCTTGATAGGCAAGTACTTTGAAGAGATAAGTCAGGATACaggaaaatatgtttttggtgtTGATGACACACTGAAAGCTTTGGAGATGGGCGCTGTTGAAACTCTAATTGTGTGGGAAAGTTTGGATATTAATAGGTACCAGTTGAAAAACTCTGCCACTGGTGAGATTGTCATAAAACATTTTAACAAGGAGCAGGAATCCAACCAGGACAACTTTAGGGATGCAGAAACCAAAGCTGAACTGGAAGTTCAAGATAAAATGCCACTGCTGGAGTGGTTTGCAAATGAGTACAAGCGGTTTGGTTGCACTCTAGAGTTTGTTACTAACAAATCACAAGAAGGATCCCAGTTCTGCAGAGGGTTTGGTGGGATTGGTGGTATCCTCCGTTACCAGCTTGATATGAGATCATTTGATGATCTTTCTGATGGAGATGTTTATGATGATTCTGAATAA
- the LOC118054383 gene encoding NADH dehydrogenase [ubiquinone] 1 alpha subcomplex subunit 2: MAWRGHLSKNLKELRILLCQSSPSSSITRTFIEKNYKDLKTLNPKLPILIRECNGIEPQLWARYDFGVERGVRLEGLSEAQISKALEELGKAGASLKV; this comes from the exons ATGGCATGGAGAGGACATCTTTCTAAGAACCTGAAAGAGCTTCGAATTCTTCTATGCCAATCTTCCCCTTCAAGTTCGATTACTAG AACATTTATAGAGAAGAATTATAAGGATCTCAAAACCCTTAACCCAAAACTTCCCATCTTGATCCGTGAATGCAATGGAATAGAACCTCAGTTATGGGCTAGATATG ATTTTGGTGTTGAGAGGGGCGTTCGGTTGGAAGGTTTAAGTGAGGCCCAGATCTCGAAGGCCCTAGAAGAGCTTGGGAAAGCCGGCGCATCGCTTAAGGTTTGA